tcctgtgtgttatataaaatataccacatacatgaagaaaagtgccattttaatactcataaaataatcatacaaaacataaaaaatccttaaaattcaatttttcatttagcaccaaacaaagagttgtagtttgaccagccgcagccgattcatggctccagtgattttagtggctctacagggtacaagagtaaagttactgaataaatgtgcagtgtctcttttcgctgttgcagcggttttgctatttgcagacggtccctgttcactcgttgcaccgccggctgctcatagacgccaatgttatttctgtagcttgaaatacagcgacttttgataaaattggccttgtagcacattgtctaccttacaacgatttgaaagaggcatcgttcatgttttgacaacatatatctcatgagttattgatgccggaagtccgaatctgtgaatatctttccaactttaccgaactccgccagattaattgtaaactaaactaatgcacgtgtctgagtttgcaaagaactaaaactggacttaatttacagcaatttaggctgtacaatgggctgattcatacgccaattgccacgattcataatctcaaattatgtttgttttgttattaagcctccttagcctccttgcattagaaggctaatgtgtcaccggcccggctcgttagcgtgcaagctaagcagtaccgtctttcgtccataaactgtatatcaattaaaacagtacagtttcatgaaataaataaattacaagaagttggatgtgttatttacttgacctgtgaggcgtcacctgccccggtaggtccaccgggtccacccggcgtctactctttataaatggcgcatgcgcgtttggagcaatctgtgttcgattaccttcccctgtgacctatgtgacgtcattccagtatttttctactcgtacctataaacttgaattcgtcctcacagggaagacttcgtagtcgtagaaattagagttgcactcacaacttttaggttcatactcgtaaaaacaatcctaacccttaatttatcaaactcatgcatatgacagcagaattttgtgtacacattttttattaacatacaaatgtttaacattacgaatacgaatggttagaatcgtggatgaatacttttgacagtaatcttattccataggttgctggaaatgttcctctgtacccctatgtagatgttccattaaaaatcagctgtttaaagctagaatagtcatttaccatattaacaatgtctagactgtatttctgattaatttaatgtcattgtcattggggaaaaaaatgttttcctttcGAAAAATAatggcatttctaagtgaccccaaacacttgaacgatagtgtatgtTTTCAGCATGTTAAAGGTGCAATATGCAATATTGTGACGATAAATAGAACATTACTATAGCAGAAATATCCTATCTGCTCTATAAAGATGTGATGGAGCAATGGTATTCTTAGCAGAAAATGAAGTTACACAGTCTGTGTTTGGAACAAATATGCACTTGAGTGCATCTTAGTACATGTGAGTCCCTCTCTTTGGAAGAGTAACAGCAAACGAAAAAGTATTATTTTGCCTAATTTATATACACTCATTTAATTCCAGTTTAGTAtgagagtctctgctgctgtttggaggctatcttctgcttctcctctgattactgtctgtctgctctACTCCAGTCTGTGAATGTCTGTTTCCACACTCAGCTTTGCTCCGGACTCCCAGAACAGAACAGACTCAAAGGGGAGTCGAAGAGAGGCAGGTGAAGTGAAGATAACGTTACTCAAGTTGACAACTACTCATTCCAGACATTCAATATGCTTTACTATGCTAGCATTGGTTAATGGTAATGGCTTGttagttttatattttgtttcttattCACACATCTATTCTAGTTTGTTCATGAAAGTGAAGGGAGGGGCAAGGTGTGGCCAACGAGGGGTTTGGTCTGAGATGTTGATGCTCTGCTGACATCCAGTGGTTCTCAACGTCACATACAGAACCTTTTAGGACTTCATtttatagaagaaaaaaaatggccaaaattggGAAGGCAGCTCATGGTCTCCAAAACAAATTTACGCAGCACAATGAACAATCTAATTCATTGTTGCTCATTTGTTTCATTAGCAGGCATTTGATATATTATAGCAGGAAAAGCAGGTCAAATTAAAGTCAAAATTCTTGGCTAGGATGAAATGCCACCATTAATAATGATATTAATTACACCTGTCCAATTTTAGGCCTTGATGTTCTGCATGGTGGTTTGCTGGGACACATAAAGGACACAGCTGAAATTATTGGTTTCCTTCTGTGTCAAGAAAGCACCAATCTGGTGAGGTagaacacattttacagtttctgttagagattttataaataaaatagtaCGTACACACTACTAAAGGCCATTTTACATTAAATGTCTCTATTTAACTCCAGCATGATGTTATAGCTATTGTACTGTGAAAGCAAATCGTCTCTAACAGCTGAAACTATTGAGCTCCATGATTATGAACCGTGGTATAAACTATTATGGGCGCAATGCAATGTAGTTATAGCATCAAAATCCATATTTTTCTACATCAGTGCCAATTGATTTTTGAATCCTGCATTAAAATATTGTTGTTAACATAGCTCTGGCCAAAATTCATACTGATTTCCCCTAAAAATTTTCCTTCTCTAACCCCATACAGTTTTGTGATCCTTATTCTAAACACCATGTCTGACAAGATATTAAAATTTCTACAAGAAAGCTGATGTTCATGTAAACTTGATTGCTgcccttttatttaaaaaaaacaaaaaacaaaacaaacagtacTGCCatctactgctgctgttttgtaatgttttataaTGATTAGCACAATATGCTTGTCCAGTTTACCTCAGAGGAAGCTGGTGGCTCATATCCTATATCTTCAGCTGGTTCATTATGAGCAGGTTTGTTGCTGTGGGAGTTTACACACAACAATGATCCAAAGCTGCCAGCATcatccagcagatggagtcCTTAAACTGCAGATGCAGCTCATCCATCCAAATCCACTGCTTTTTGCTCTGCCCTCATGAAATCTGCAAGACAGtaatcaacaataaaatcagtGATTTCTGCACAGCAAAAAGCCAAATATTCAGTTTGAATTAAAAGTGTGATCTGTGTGCAGGTCTTCAGGCTCTGATGTTTACAACAGGCTAGCAAAGTTCATTCATCACCATCTTACACTAATAGTTATTTAATTTCCACTTCAAGCTGCACAATTAAGTAGTGCAGCAGTGGATTGCTACAATAAGTACACATGTATGTGAAAAGATGGGGAAAAAATAGAGAACTGCAGTCATTTTGCAAGTCATACAAATTTAACATTCATTACCTATTTATATATAATTAATAAGACACATCAATGCACCTGTAGGCAGAAATTAAGGCATTTTACTCGTGTTCACTGTTAGTGTATTTATTACAAACTATAACAAATAGCTAAGCAGCTACAAATTATGAGTTAATTGAGAGATAATTGGGAGGTCATTTCTAAAAACGTTCATTAACAGTGTAAAATTGTGTGCAGATTATTCATATGTGGATGTGTTAATACATGTGAGTGGTAAAGATCATTGTTGACATGGGCTcatatagaaataaacttttgtCTTGAAAAGACAtgctgttaaatatgattacaTAGATGTTGTAATGTATTATTGTGCATTTATCAACTGCTGACACTGAAGTCTTGATAATTTACAGTTGAGAAATAGACTAAAATGAACACTTGAAATTGTCAGATAATAATACTAGATATTTGCTTACAGCTACTTACAGTTACATTATAAGGTGTTCAAccatttgttctttgttttgatATACTGACTATCAATGCTGAATATGggttttaaataaatatcacaTAAATAAACTAATATTGTGCGgttcaaaaatgaaatgtttaaatttagTTAAGACTTTAAAACTATGTGTCGTAATTTTAGTAAACTTGTCTTTCATGAATCTAAATTGATGTTCAAATTTTCACactagaaaaaaataacaataggCGCCGATTAGAGTTTATGAATGTTGCGAGATTCAGACGATTTCTTTTATTACGTATAATAAATATGTAGTGCATGTGGATGGGTAAGTACGTCAGTTACGGCAAGAACAAAGGACAAATTAAATGCGAAAATGGCTCTTCGCTACCAGAGACCATAAAACTATAGAGATGTGCTTCCGCCAATAAATAGAAGTATAGAAACCGCCATTGCGCCATTAATGCCTAAGAGACATTAGCTTAGCAAAGATGGCGTCGGTCAATTTTCCAGACCTGCTTCTTTTTGGATGTCGGCGGTCTACTCTACTCTCCGGTGATAACATTCCCTGTtgtgtattattattgtaaCGCAATCTTTATAGAACAGTTAGATATTGCACGGTGTTGTCGTTGATGTAAACAGCCTTACTATCAAGGCCGGGACGCTGTGGTCGTTGTGCTGGTGATTCTCTTTCCTTTATATGGTCTTTGGTCTGAGAGCATCATGACGGCCTGATCATGGcatcatgacaaaaacacgTCCACTGTGCCATTTTAATTTTCCTTATCAGACTAACAAGCGCAAAGTCAGACGTGCCTTTCAGTTGTAGCACATTCTAGCTTAAATATCAGCCAAAATCTTCCACTTTATAGCGTGATGTAAACCACAAAGCCAGACTGCAGCAGTCCCCATAGCAACAGAGGAGAGGGTGGGCATCACAAAAGGCAGAGAGACACATCATGATTCGGGCCAATGGAGTTCACGCCCCGAGCTGTAAATCATCTATTAGCACTGAAAATCAAACCCACACACCACATATACCATCTAGTTCCATGTCAGAGACTGAAACCTGAGAGATTCCAGTTGGCCCCAATTTCCTCAGCACAGAATTGGTACAATCCACCCACATAAGAAAACCTTCACCAGTggcctcccccctccctccgtcTGGCAGGTACCACTCAGTGCTGAGGGGGGGATCCTATCCATCCACCACAAATCTAGTGCTCATTGTGGCAGAATTGCAGTGCACTGGACTGTACAGAGCAGGGTACCATCCAGGCTGTTGTCTGTGAGGGGTGGGGTCCGGCTACACTGACACCACCAAACATAAGCTCACAGAGGgacacagagaggagaaagaaaagacaggaaaaaaaaagagagaagaggggGGAAGATTGCACCTGAAGAGGAATATAATACGGGTAAGGAGAAAAGGGGGTGGATGGAGGGAGAAGGAAAAAGACAATGGGGAAAGGTCCAGAATGGTTCAAATAGATTTGCTCCTTTGctgctctgcttttttttccccctgttgaTAATCCAtctgtctttatttcttttcccTCTGACACATTTTTTCAGTCATATGCATGTTTAGTCATCATTTCATAAAGCTCTGAATGGCTGCAGCGGCTAGTGGTATTTCTGCTTTTGATATTTCTGTGGGTTTTTCTAGCTCATAGTGGGGGAATCTGTGGGCCACGGTGGATAAATCTGACCAGTTGGcccagtttgtgtgttttcttttgcattttgacAAACATACAGGCGTTTGTCTCCATATAGGATGACATAATGTAGCAGCTGTGCCGAATCTGTGACATAATATTGACTGGTATTTGTGCTTTATGGTTGCTTTGCAGCTGAAGCTACCTCCATTTATGAATAAGCAATATAAACCTACAAATGTTCATCATAGCTCTTGGCATGCATTACATAGTAATGCTATATGATGCATTTGTCTGTTGTTTGATCAGCCACCTAGAATGGTGTTATAAGAGCTAATTTTGCTATCAACAAGCCTGAGGGAGTAAATTTGAATTAAACATTACAATCATAACTCATTGCAACCTTTTATAAATATTAgtccatttctgtgtttttacatttagctaaaaTGAAGGATTGCATTTCCCAGGAAAACCATACTGGATTGATTATTCCTTGGGAAGCTGGGCTATAAGGAACataatttacacaaaaaaaactaacgctaaaaatgtacagaatgTGTTTCTATCTAATTcagtgttgctgtgtttgtggttAGGATGAAAGGAGACACCCCAGTGAACAGCACCATGAGTGTCGGCCAAGCCAGGAAGCTGGTGGAGCAACTGAAGATCGAGGCTAGTTTCTGCAGGATAAAGGTAAGACAAGGCGACACAGATATGAATCAATACTCACGTGGCATATAGGTGACTGAATACAGCACGAAACACAATTTTTAATCAGAAGCCTGACTGCCTGTGAAATAAATCTCAGGTTTTATGTTCCATTAAGTCAAGCACATTCTGCACAAACTACAAATGGTCTCCGTTTAAAAAAGATAACTTATGTCCCAGCTGTTCCTCTTTTTTATGTGTAAAGGCTCAAATCAGAGCTGAAATGACAGCAGTGAAGAATTTTGACAAACTTCCATCATCCACATTGGACTTATGTTTGCAGATGTTATTAAAAGGCAGTGGTGACCTTCTCAGATGTGCTTTAAGTCAATGCTTCCCATTGGAGAGTTTCCAAATGGTGTTGGTTTCTATGATGTTCCTAATGGCGGTGAAGACACCCAGCAGAGGCACCTTGCCTCTTTAAAAAGGACAGCATAGAAATTAAGTAGGGAACAAACTTACATGTCATGTTTTAGAAGCAACTGTCACCTactgaaaaacactgacagaTTTCTTAGAGGTtcaacacagagaaagaaagaaagaaagaaagaaagaaagaaagaaagaaagaaagaaagaaagaaagaaagaaagaaagaagaccTTAATTTGACTGTTGAACCAGACTTTTAAAACTAAATGACcatcagtgaaatgaaaacatgcaaCATGTAGCCACATTTAGTCACTTTatgtaaaaatttaaattatttttggatAGAAATCTATTTAAGATCGAAAGGATATAAATTCTATACAATTTTCCAAGTATTTGCACATCTTGcacataaaatcacatttaatagAGCAATAAACTCTTTAAAGTGCACTAATcctacatttatatatttttccccataattttcactatttttttatACTAAAAGgtttctttgtcagtttttgtgctCATTGCTCCTGTCTCCTGCTGTACAGTGATACATTTGTAACTGCAGACATGCGGTTTACTCCTCGAACAGATCAATAAGTTTCATCCTGTCTATTATTTATAGAAGTGTGTCCATTCAGACACATccaaaattctgcttttttttttacaggtatAGTAAAGCAAATTTAGATACAGTATACATATGTATATCTTTTAGTTTAAGCTAATTTGCCCATTTTAATTTCAATTGCATCTAAATTCTTCAGCTTTTTCGAGGCGAAATTGAGCGAAATGGTCGAAATCTCCGAATTTAACTGACCTGCTGAGGGCTATTAGATGGAGACTTACGTTACTGTGAAATACTATTATGACTACGCACTATATAGAATGACATGGAGGGAACTCAGACTACAACAAAGAATTAGTGCATCTTCTGAAACCAAATCATGATGAGACATATATCAAGACCAAAAGAAAACTCACAGTCATCATTACTAAAGCTGTAAGACACGAGTGGTCTTCATAAGGGTCACACAAAGAGTTTAATTGTATGACCCAGATTTTTCTATAGTACATCCAACAAGTgagaaaatagaagaaaacacagataaaacagaaGGACAGAAACAAAATATACTAACATCTTTTGTTAAATAATGCCATGTTCTAACATATcctcatccattctctatacaccacttaatcctcatttgggtcatggggggctggagtctatcccagctcaTGGTAGGGGACAcctacctggacaggtcactaatctatcacagggctacatatacagataaacaatcacactcacattcacacctacggacagtttagaaacaccaattaacctcagcatgtgtttggtgagaacatgcaagctccacacagaaagatctcACGTCtaggccgggacgtgaaccagagATTAGCAACAGTACAGCTCCTAATATATTCTCTGTATAagtttaaaagggaaaaaaacataagggTTTCCAGTACTTGAAAAGGTTAATATTATCCTTGATACTGTTTAAGTCCCACATACAGCACAACTTTAGACCAGCTACACTGAATGCTATCTGTGGAATATGTTGATTGTTGAAAGTGTTAACAGACTCCCTGTTCATGAACTGTCCTAAATGAGCTAATCTCCACCTCCAGGTTTCAAAGGCAGCGGCCGACCTGATGGCGTACTGCGACGCACACGCCTGCGAGGACCCCCTGATCACCCCCGTGCCCACCTCAGAGAACCCTTTCAGGGAGAAGAAATTCTTCTGCGCTCTGCTTTGAAACAAATCAGGGATTGTTGTGATTTAAAAGTACAACTGTACAGtatgtacatgtatgtacagTGTGTACATGTACTTCAGATCTAAATAAGACATTAATGTACTATAGTAACCTTGCATAAAAGCTGCCGATGTACAGTACATAGTCAACAACAAAATGTCTTGAACTAAATTCTGAAACATCTGTCTCAATGTTAGAGGGGAAGAATTATTTGCGACAAAACTTAAACATTCAATGGataaaaagtcagaaatatCACAATCAAGTTCCTAAATAGCAAGGGAAGAAATACAGCTTTCATTTGATTGAAAACATACATCTCATGCTCTAATCTATTACAGGTAACTGCCAAAAACAGGACACCACACTGATCATCAAGTGTCTTAATAAGGTGTTACTCCAACAGTCACAGGAACAGATCCATGTGGATTCTGCAGCATTCGACACCTAACACTGGGTACTAAATTCCCACATTAGGTCTGTGGATTATGGTGGTGCTACATGTCTCAGATGCTGCTCTGATAGATTCTCCCATGCATCTGAGATCTGCTAAccgaaaagaaaacaaacctaATCTAGGTGATGAATTATTACATTTCCCATAATTGACAATGTTTCCATCTGGCGACTATTTGTAGatccagaatttttttttttttgaaatgctCTGCTTAAAAGTAGAACTCTTCACTCTGAATGTTTTATCCTATTTCCTTAAGATTGCCCTTTAGAGCAGCATCCTATCTCCTGTCAGTGCATTTGTATTCTTTATTCGCTGGTGTTCCCTCTGTTTGGGCAGTTACTTGTATCTACCGAGGAAGATCTACATGGATTATAAACATACTATTAATTTCTTTTGAGGTTTTATTATTCAgactttttgctcatttctaTACTGTTGCTGTAGTGTGgatgtggaagtgtgtgtgtatgcacagGTGCTACTGTGAAACTTAAGCAACAACTCTAAGCATCTGATCACTGTCAATCAAGATTTTATAGTTCAATAGCACACAGacgcccccccaaaaaacacatTCCAGGGGTTAAGGACATTGAACATACCGTATGATCTAAGCCATTGAAGCAAAATCAGCTAATCGGTCATCATGAGTCTGTTACATGAACAATTTTCTATTTctttagagcaaaaaaaaaatgaatacagcAGTTATAATGTACTTTTAAGGACAGGTGTACATCATCATTTTAACTGATCACATCCGAGAGGTTCTCCAGAGCAGAGGGGTCCTGCAATGGTTTCCAAAGAAATAGCAAAGATCAGCCtcatgtcatttttaataaaaggttTCTCTTTCGCCACAGTTTCTACATCTACAGTGCAGGCACATGATTAGTTCTGTTACAAGTCACGTGCAAACAAGAAGGAAACTTCTTCCGACATCCCTGACATGGTTAAACTTTGAAGGAACCCCTGCTCTGGAccatttcaaaaacacattcagtatCATGCAAATATCAAATTTGGAGCTTTGGCGGGAAAAAGTAACCATGGAATAAAAAGTATTGAAATAAAACCTCCTGTCATTGAaggttttctgtctcttgtgattttctttgattaaaaaTGGAACGTGTAAGAAGACGCGTATGTCCAAATCTGATACCTGCCTTTTATTGTTGTATAATAAAAAGCAATACAAAAGCTGAAAGGTTTTTACAGTCACAATGGTCAGTGTTTAATGAAGGAGCTGCTATACAACAGTTATATCCTAATACAGTTGGTCGCTGGTGGGTGTAAGCATCGATCAGTATGAATGGAAGATTAAGTGATACAGTCTGGACGACTGCAGATTTTATTAGACTacattaaatgtttaaactAGCATGCATTAAGGCATCTCGTGTTTAGAAAAGCAGTCAAAGACAACATCAAGCTCAGCTATGAAGATCTGACCTACAATCAGGCTTACTGTATTACAAATTAAATGCAGTGTAGTTGGGATTTTACCTTCATTTGAAGCTGCTGGAACtaagaaaagacattttatttaatattaagtCAGGTAATAGATTACTTAGTTATCCCTTGAAGATACAGAAACTTATGCTGACGCTTAGAATCCATTCTGTCATGCAAGTAAATCTTAGCCAGTTTTTGAGAATAAACAAACAGTGCAGATTGATGCATCATGAGAACTGGTTTGAACAGAACTGATCTTTTCCTGACATTGTGGTGGCAGTTTAAAAACACCAACCAGTCGCAACATGTTTTACTACCTACTGCACCTTATTTGCCAAGCCCTTCAGGCACGcactgaatgtttttgtttgccacaAACAAACTTAGCTTCAACCCCGAATTAATCTAGTAAGTTAAGTTGGTTCATCAGCAACAGAGCGACACGTTCTTTGACAGTATTTGAGTTTGTTGCATTGGCATCTTTATTTATACAAATTTTCATCTTCAGGTCCAAACAAGCTTAAGAACAGACCAGATGTGGTGCGTAGCCACACTGCTTCATTTGCAGGATCAAAAGTTAAAcaatttaacacacacatatatatatatatttaaacaaTGTGAGTCTGCAAAGACGAGCATCAAATCCGTTTTTGAGgttctgttttcatgtttcacaTTAATCAGCCACATCCTCTCCAAGACACTTCAAATGGACCATCCACCTCctcaaaaaaatgatttaaacatTGTTGGTGGACATACAGTACCCAACACAAAACTGTAATGTGATGtgctattttaaaaacacagcttACATCAATTTCCCTCCAACGGCATTAAAAACGGGCAAACAGGGAAAGCAGCCCAAAAGTTGAGGGTGAATATTAGTGTGAATCGTGCCGGAAAATTGTCACATTATACAGACAGAAAAGTGTGCTGAACTAAATAAagctgaacattttctgaagaTTAATGGTTatacacacaccaaaaaaacagcattattgAGCTTAAAATACAAGTTTCAGTACATTACCAACAATGCATGAACCAGATATTTAAAATTCAACCTTAATATTCAAACAACTTTGGGCAATGTGAGGATTATGAATACGAGCAGCCTCTCCTCAACACAAGACTATAGCAATTTAAAGTTCCTTTATAGACTTCTTACAGACATTTGGACTTATCAAACACAGGCGTAATACCATTAATAAGGCTGTGTTACATTTAGGTACTGGCAAAGTGGCAACATTAATGTTATTTGTCCAACCTGTGCTTTTACTACTATGATAAGTCAAAATGTTTGGAAAAATGGCTATTGACAGTGAGTAGAGATTGCAGACTAATAGAATTATCACATCCTGCCATTATCTACTATATAATTTACTAATTTAAGGTCTAATTAATGAAAGAGAGAATTGGTGACTATTAATGTAGTCCAAACTTATTTGTTGAACATCATGAAAACAGCATGTGTCGATAAACCTCACTAGCGTGTACAGTGTCAGTTCATACGTGTGTTGTAGCTGAATTGAATCACGACCACTGAAGAGGTTATGTACAGTTTGGACTTCAGAAGTAGAAAACAACCACCAAATGTTTATAGGAAGGCGTCACACCATTCCTTAAGACAGCCATAGCAGTCACCTTGTTGTTTGGCATTTGCCCCAGAAATCTCCTTCAGCCAGTCTCGGAAAAGCTCCTCATCTTTTTTTAGGACTAGAAACTGTCCAAGGACAACATATGCCTGTGGAATTAGAAATGAacacacaatgaaaacaaaaaaatgaattggACCAGGGTGTGCAAGCATTACACAATTTCCCACATCAATGGCCCTGTTTGTCAAGAAGCTTAAGTTTTAATTAGAACTTGAAAAACCGCGAGGATGAGTATTCTGTTACAGTTCGACTGCGATGATTGCATTAAGAGATGACTGGTAAGCGGAAGCAGGAAGGTACATTGATAACAGATCGTAAGCAAGGAAAATTTAGACAGCTTATTTCCCCTCCATATTATAGAATTCAATCTGTGCTTTACTGGTTTCCACAGCATAAACCACCCTTGCTGTTAAATGCCATTTCTCCAACTCATTAAAAAGAATGACAGCTAACCTGATAATCAAGTTATGTGCATTCCGAACTAAACCTGACAGCATAACAACATTATAATTTAAGTGTTGATTCAACGTTGCACTCACTGCAGCACTGTCTTTTACTCTTGATTGAATTTTCCAAATTAGCAAAAAGCTGAATTTTCACACTGCTTcaacacaaatataaaatataattctCAATAATTACTAAAGTGCCACTGTTTATAACCTAATAAAATTATTGTGAGAGTAACATATTTACAGTGGAGATAATTCATGTATACATTTATATAAAGAAGATCAAACAGGTCACCTTGTCAAAACCCTTGTCTGCCAGTCTCTTGCCAAGGACGTCTCCAATGCCTGCAAGAGCCATCACAGGCTTCTCACCCATGGGCTCGGCCACAAAGTCTCTATGTTTCTGCGATGTTGACGACATGGTCACTGTAGACTGTCACAGAACACCAAGTGCTGAGCTGTAAGGCATAAACCACAGTGGAAATGAATGCAGAGTAAAACTAATGTCCTGTTGCAGCTCCTTAACACACAATAATTTTCAtgatatttaaattaatttttggGTGAAAACTCTTTATGTCAATGAAAGACAAAACTAGGGCTGAACAACTTGGGGAAAACATATAACAGcaacttttattttgattaattacATAATTTTATCAAAGTACTAGACAAATACCATTGTGACTGTCACACCAAGAGAATGACGAAAATTTGCAGAACCATTGATATAAGAGTTTAAATCCTGAGACAGACCAAATGCATCAAGTGCATCCTAAACTGCAGTCTTGACAATTTGCTGACTATATTGTTtcaagttcagt
This genomic stretch from Acanthochromis polyacanthus isolate Apoly-LR-REF ecotype Palm Island chromosome 17, KAUST_Apoly_ChrSc, whole genome shotgun sequence harbors:
- the banf1 gene encoding barrier-to-autointegration factor, whose product is MSSTSQKHRDFVAEPMGEKPVMALAGIGDVLGKRLADKGFDKAYVVLGQFLVLKKDEELFRDWLKEISGANAKQQGDCYGCLKEWCDAFL
- the gng3 gene encoding guanine nucleotide-binding protein G(I)/G(S)/G(O) subunit gamma-3, giving the protein MKGDTPVNSTMSVGQARKLVEQLKIEASFCRIKVSKAAADLMAYCDAHACEDPLITPVPTSENPFREKKFFCALL